A single Pantoea rwandensis DNA region contains:
- the cheY gene encoding chemotaxis response regulator CheY, translated as MADKNMRFLVVDDFNTMRRIVRNLLKELGFNNVEEAEDGVDALTKLRAGGFDFVVSDWNMPNMDGLELLQTIRADAALSKLPVLMVTAEAKKENIIAAAQAGASGYVVKPFTAATLEEKLGKIFEKLGM; from the coding sequence ATGGCTGATAAAAACATGCGCTTTTTGGTGGTGGATGACTTCAATACGATGCGTCGTATCGTCCGCAACCTGCTGAAAGAGCTGGGATTCAACAACGTTGAAGAAGCAGAGGACGGTGTTGATGCACTGACCAAACTGCGTGCGGGTGGGTTTGATTTCGTGGTATCCGACTGGAACATGCCCAACATGGACGGTCTGGAACTGCTGCAGACCATTCGTGCGGATGCGGCATTGAGCAAACTGCCCGTGCTGATGGTCACCGCCGAAGCGAAAAAAGAGAACATCATTGCAGCCGCCCAGGCCGGTGCCAGCGGTTACGTAGTGAAGCCGTTCACCGCAGCCACGCTGGAAGAAAAGCTGGGTAAAATTTTCGAAAAACTGGGTATGTAA
- the cheZ gene encoding protein phosphatase CheZ: MSDLPKPTEEASAHDIITRIGSLTRMLRDSLRELGLDQAIAEAAEAIPDARDRLDYVVQMTAQAAERALNCVEAAQPHQDKMEASANQLKGRWDAWFENPIELADARELVSDTREFLSDVPSHTSYTNKQLLEIMMAQDFQDLTGQVIKRMMDVIQEIERQLLMVLLENMPEANAAARKDASSLLNGPQIHANAPGVVANQDQVDDLLDSLGF; this comes from the coding sequence ATGAGCGACCTTCCGAAACCAACCGAAGAAGCCTCGGCACACGACATTATTACCCGTATCGGCTCGCTGACGCGCATGTTGCGCGACAGCCTGCGCGAATTGGGGTTAGACCAGGCGATTGCCGAAGCGGCGGAAGCGATTCCGGACGCACGTGACCGTCTGGATTACGTGGTGCAGATGACGGCGCAAGCGGCAGAACGCGCACTAAACTGCGTTGAAGCCGCGCAGCCACACCAGGACAAAATGGAAGCCAGCGCCAACCAGCTGAAAGGCCGTTGGGATGCGTGGTTTGAAAACCCGATTGAGCTGGCGGATGCACGCGAGTTGGTTTCGGATACGCGCGAATTTCTCAGTGATGTGCCGTCGCATACCTCGTACACCAACAAGCAGCTGCTCGAGATCATGATGGCGCAGGATTTCCAGGACCTGACTGGTCAGGTGATCAAGCGCATGATGGATGTGATCCAGGAGATCGAGCGTCAGTTGCTGATGGTGCTGCTGGAGAATATGCCTGAAGCCAACGCTGCCGCGCGCAAAGACGCCAGCAGCCTGTTGAATGGCCCGCAGATCCATGCCAATGCACCAGGCGTGGTCGCGAACCAGGATCAGGTCGATGATTTGCTGGATAGCTTAGGTTTCTAA
- a CDS encoding protein-glutamate methylesterase/protein-glutamine glutaminase, whose translation MSKITVMCVDDSALMRQLMTEIINSHADMEMVATAPDPLVARDLIKQYNPQVLTLDVEMPRMDGLDFLEKLMRLRPMPVVMVSSLTGKGSEVTLRALELGAVDFVTKPQLGIREGMLAYSQMIADKIRAAARAKLHARPATLAPVTLKAGPLLSSEKLIAIGSSTGGTEAIRHVLQPLPATSPALLITQHMPPGFTRSFAERLNKLCQITVKEAEDGERILPGHAYIAPGAMHMELGRSGANYVVKLNDGPPVNRHKPSVDVLFRSVATHAGRNAVGVILTGMGNDGAAGMLEMHRAGAWTIAQDEASCVVFGMPREAIAMGGASEVVDLGHISQHMLAKISAGQALRI comes from the coding sequence ATGAGCAAAATCACCGTGATGTGCGTGGATGACTCCGCGCTAATGCGACAGTTGATGACGGAGATCATCAACAGCCACGCCGATATGGAGATGGTCGCCACCGCGCCCGATCCGTTGGTGGCGCGGGATTTAATCAAGCAGTACAACCCACAGGTGCTGACGCTGGACGTCGAAATGCCGCGTATGGATGGCCTCGACTTCCTGGAGAAGCTGATGCGCCTGCGTCCGATGCCGGTGGTGATGGTGTCATCGCTGACCGGTAAAGGATCGGAAGTGACGCTGCGCGCGCTGGAGCTGGGCGCGGTGGATTTCGTTACCAAGCCGCAGTTGGGGATTCGCGAAGGGATGCTGGCTTACAGCCAGATGATCGCCGATAAAATTCGTGCAGCGGCCCGGGCGAAATTGCATGCGCGCCCTGCGACGCTGGCCCCGGTGACGCTGAAAGCCGGTCCGCTGCTCAGTAGTGAGAAGCTGATTGCGATTGGTTCTTCTACCGGCGGCACGGAGGCGATTCGCCATGTGCTGCAACCGCTGCCCGCGACCAGCCCGGCGCTGCTGATCACTCAGCATATGCCGCCAGGTTTTACCCGCTCGTTTGCCGAGCGCCTGAACAAGCTGTGCCAGATTACCGTGAAAGAAGCGGAAGATGGCGAACGTATTTTGCCCGGCCATGCCTATATCGCGCCGGGTGCCATGCACATGGAGTTGGGCCGTAGCGGCGCTAACTACGTGGTGAAACTGAATGATGGACCGCCAGTGAACCGCCATAAGCCGTCGGTTGACGTGCTGTTCCGTTCCGTGGCGACACACGCAGGACGAAATGCCGTGGGTGTCATCCTCACCGGGATGGGTAACGATGGTGCCGCCGGGATGCTGGAAATGCATCGTGCCGGTGCCTGGACCATCGCGCAGGATGAAGCCAGCTGCGTCGTCTTTGGTATGCCGCGCGAAGCGATTGCGATGGGCGGCGCCAGTGAAGTAGTCGATTTAGGACACATCAGTCAGCACATGCTGGCAAAAATTAGCGCCGGACAGGCATTGCGAATTTAA
- the cheR gene encoding protein-glutamate O-methyltransferase CheR, translated as MKKSTLLDQSEATTLLSQMVQRLPLSDTHFRRISQLIYQRAGIVLADHKREMVYNRLVRRLRTLNIDDFGRYLALLEQDQNSAEWQAFINALTTNLTSFFREAHHFPILADHARKRSGSYSVWSTAASTGEEPYSIAMTLAETLGTGPGKFQVHASDIDTQVLEKAVAGVYRQEELRTLSQSQLQRFFLRGTGPHEGMVRVRSDLASMVNYSQLNLLANDWALPGPFDAIFCRNVMIYFDKETQEKILRRFVPLLKPGGVLFAGHSENFSQISKEFWLRGQTVYGLTKERR; from the coding sequence ATGAAGAAATCGACGTTATTGGATCAAAGTGAAGCGACCACGCTGCTCTCGCAAATGGTGCAACGTTTGCCGCTCTCAGATACGCACTTTCGTCGTATCAGCCAGCTGATCTATCAACGCGCAGGCATTGTGCTGGCCGATCACAAGCGGGAGATGGTTTACAACCGCTTAGTGCGCCGTTTGCGCACGCTGAACATTGATGATTTTGGTCGCTATCTGGCGTTGCTGGAGCAAGACCAGAACAGTGCAGAGTGGCAGGCGTTTATTAATGCACTGACCACCAATCTGACCTCATTTTTCCGCGAGGCGCACCATTTCCCGATCCTCGCGGATCATGCGCGTAAGCGCAGTGGCAGTTACAGCGTGTGGAGTACCGCCGCCTCAACCGGCGAAGAGCCGTACTCCATCGCCATGACGTTGGCCGAAACGCTGGGCACCGGACCGGGCAAATTCCAGGTCCACGCCAGCGATATTGATACACAGGTATTGGAAAAAGCCGTGGCGGGGGTGTATCGCCAGGAAGAGCTGCGCACCTTATCGCAATCGCAGCTGCAACGCTTTTTCCTGCGTGGTACTGGCCCGCATGAAGGCATGGTACGCGTACGCTCCGATCTCGCCAGCATGGTGAACTATTCGCAGCTGAATTTACTGGCCAACGACTGGGCGTTGCCGGGTCCGTTCGACGCAATTTTCTGTCGCAACGTGATGATCTATTTCGATAAAGAGACGCAGGAAAAAATTCTGCGCCGTTTCGTTCCCCTGCTGAAGCCCGGCGGTGTGCTGTTCGCTGGACACTCAGAGAACTTCAGCCAGATCAGTAAAGAGTTCTGGCTGCGTGGACAGACAGTCTATGGATTGACCAAGGAAAGACGATGA